One Coffea eugenioides isolate CCC68of chromosome 2, Ceug_1.0, whole genome shotgun sequence genomic window, attaatataaaatatgaaatatattatattaggAGTATGaagaagatgtgaaagtcattaaaaagggagaaaagagaaactaaaaatcgttagatagagaatattatgttgtttaattagataagaattttgaacataattaacaaacaagggtagatttggtagataagataaggtagttgaagtaattctattgattcttatcagaattaagcattcagttaggattcttgtgctgaaaaaaatacacacagattcagcactgcttaacaagttcagcaaatagattttcatttatcaaacactcaaaacatctgaatgtctgaaaaaattcagattcagcacttttttatgttatcaaacagacccttaatTGTCTGGTCCCTGGACGCTAAAAGTTGTTTAACAAGGATGCATACTTCCATATACACAAGCTTTCAAGAAAGAGTTGCGGGTTTTAACAACTaaaagttgtttttttttttaacaaaaaagttttgatgaatttgaaTCTGATTATCATTACAAGTCAAAAGTATATCCCTAATCATAAGTTGCTTGCAAGACTGTTCTTACAAATCACTCATTAAAAGAGTCCTCACATCGGGCAAGAAAATGATTTTCTTTGCTCATTTTCCTTAATAGAAGAGAAGGTGAACTAATGGATTTCACCATTAATATCTGCactaaaaagaaattttacTTCTTGCTCGCAGTAACGAGTGATTTGTaaggaaaaaatttattttttatcgtGTTCTACACTACAATTTTGTCGAGATTTCTAGTTGTCTTAAACCCAATACAAGACTAAATATTATAAAGTGACGAGAAGTCTCTTTAATGTTACAACATTTCCTGATTACAAGACTAAACATTCCATTGATTACAACATTTCCTGCTAATGACCGTTAAAAGGGGCAAATCATACAAACTCTGGAAAACATATGattttgcaaataaataaataaacgcCATGGGAGTAGATACCAATCAATCAGtcgtcaaaataaaaaaagggtgTCGCTATCAAATTCGGGGATGAACACTGGTATAAAATAATTCTTGCTCAACTTTCAAACAAGTAACTAGTAGTAATAATCAAGTACATGGTGGATGTGGCGTGTGGTTGCTGGCCTCCCTTCCTCTGGTCGTGGCTTGGGAAACGACAAATGATTATTTAAACACTTTCTTCCCAAGTGGGGAGACTTGCGGGGACGACCATTATTATCATCTTCttctacttctttttttttttttttttttttttcttttcttgtgctTTCCACCTTTTGAAGTGACAacaaattcttttcttttccaccaTAGCCACAATTTTTTCCCGTGTTGCACTTTCTTCCAACTTGTATCTGGATCCTCCTTAATTTGTCGGTTAGGCAGTTCTGAAATGTAGTACTAACTTACTGCAGAAATCTCCAATTAAATTCCTTTGAAGAAAGTTCTACCATGCAAAAAGAAAAGACTGAgaacaaaaattttcaaatcaaacGTATCACCAATCGAGCCTTTTTCTAATTTGTTCCAAATATATCAATCAAGccttttcagttttttttttttttgttgagaatTGTGAACTAAACATAATTGTATATACGAATCTATTACCATAAAAAACAATTATGTCATTTTAGAAGTTATAGACATATTAATAAACTTCTCCCATTACTTTATATTGTTCAGAATTTTAAATGTTGGTGAAAGTATCTACAAATCAAGATAGAAATACCTAAAAtataaagataaaaaaaaatacttacaTGAGCAGTGTAGGAGTAGTTCATAGAAACAAACAAGGTACAACACTCAACGACACCGCAAGTCCTTTCAATCAGCTTTTTAATGGGATTCCCATTTCACGTAACTTAGCGGAACTGAAGTGACGATTGTCTTCTATCTCCCAAGAGGGCCCCTAAATCTTTATATCCTAGCCACATTTCAACTTCTTTATGGTGGATTTTACCTTTAAAAGCAAAGGTTATATATTACCACCAATCTCCCAGATACTCCAGTTTTTTGTTGCTTGGGATTCCATTTCAGTCTGGAGATAGTCTCATCATATGACATTATGGATCATCattttggtacctaaacttgCTCAGCTGCCTTTGTGGATTTTGAGGTTGCTCAATTTCTAGTGATCACTGACCAGTAGTGTATTTTCTCCATGGTGCAGGCAGTCAAAGTTTCTACACCTAACAAGGGAAAAAGTAAATCATATTtaaggagtttttttttttttataaggaTATTTAAGGAGTTGAACTTTCTTGCTTAACAGGAAAATTCTAACAGGATAGATGTCAGTGCAATTTTGATGGTGAAGATTTGCGAGATTTTAGTTTCATCCGTTCAAAAGATCCTACATCATCTATGAAGGAATTGATGTGAACCCTACCAATCTAACAAGTCTTTTCTTGAGGTAAAAAAGGAGAAAACGGTGTCCTAGCTGAACACAAACACGAAAAAAAAGGGGTAACATGTGCAGTGAATTATACTAAACTTTTGgatatttttatttcatcaaCTTAACTATTTTTTGTGTCAAATGGTCTACCAAAGTCCTAAAAGTATTTCATGGGCCACTTGATACGAAAAGAAAGAGATAcccaaaaaaattaatgaatgcAATGAGAATCTTAAACAGTGTAATAACATATACTGCACATTTTActcccaaaaaaacaaaaatcggACCGAAAGTCTGAAATTTTAGTGGCAATCTTCAAAGATCGACTTGTATTTGGGTTGAACTTCTATCCTACAAAATTGAACAGTCCAACGAAATGATTCCGGTTGAATTGGTTGAACCGGAAATTAGTACTACTGTACATATATCACAGCTTAAGAATTTCGAGGCCGGGTAAAATTGTGGCGTCTAGTGTTGCAAATAGGACTGTCAATGGGGCTGGGCCAACCCGAACTCGGCTCGTTCAGTCAGACAAAAAGTCCGACCTTTTAGTGAGTCTGTTTGAATTTGAGCCTAAAAATTAAGTCCGAATTAAATATGAGCCGAGTCTGGGTCTTATCAGGTTTAAACTCGATATAGGCGCAGCCCTTTaattatctatatatatatctctctatatatatatatataatattgaaaaatttgtcaaattgatccctaacattttcacaaaaacttttttagtccctaacatttaaaatcagctAGAATAGTCCCTAACATATAAATTAGGAGCCAGTTTGGTCCTAATGCTCGTATTTGCTCATTTCTCCCACTAAAAATAGCACACCTTTCTCACGTGGATAtaattttaagggcaaaatcGGAAGACATTCGTTAATCCATGGTTTTAGACTCTAAAAGaaagagaatattcttttcaaAGCTCAAGTTCTCAATAGCTACTCTTCCATAACTCCACCCGCTCCTTCTAGAGTCAATCTTGAGTCATTTTCCCTGCACCTACTCCATCAGATGCATTCCACCATCACCACTAACCCAAAGCTTGATGATCTCAAGAGAACtagaaaacttgaagtttgaaGAAGGTGAAATTTTGCATTTTGCAATCCTTCACGAAATCCCAAATTGTTGAATCCTTCAGGAGCTGCAATTGTCCATCCTAGCATTCTCCATACCGTTCTTTCCATCATTGATGACATCCCATCCTACCGCAAGATTTTTATCAAAAGTCTATGGTTTTGTTACTTTCAAGAATGTTGAGTCTTTCTTGCTTGCCCTAGAAAACCCCAACAACAAAATTGATtggtttttcagcaataaaattggTGAAGAATGTGCCGACCAACTGAGATGGAGTTCTGAGACTTTGTTGAATTATTTTAAGAGatatggtgaaattgaagaaggGCTTGGGGGTTTGATATGGGGATAGGGAAATCAAGGAAAGTGCAAATGCTGCTTTGACTTAGAATGTCAAATTTGTTGATGGTTATCGGCTAGTTTGCAAAATGGTGTCgagggaaagagagaaaagTAATAGGAATCCAAAGGGGGTTTTGACTGTAAAATCATGGATTAACGAATGTTTTCCGATTTTGCTCTTGAAATTTTATACCCATGTGAGAGAGGTGTGCTATTTTTAGTCggagaaataaacaaataagagcattaggaccaaactggctcataatttatatgttagggactattctggctgattttaaatgttagggactaaaaaagttttttgtgaaaatgttagggatcaatttgacaaattttcctataatatttatattttgatattatatataattatatatccaaatatattattattaaatactaaatatacataaattacaaaatataaaatacatCTAAAGACTTTTCCATGAGCTTTTTTTGAGAGTCAATAGTAGTAATGCATAACTGAATctctaacttttcttattggttgaaTAAATTTTTGTGTTGGCATAATATTAGttgatttctttttggtttACAAACACAAATCATCAAGCATGTTTTGATTCAAATcacaagattataaaaaaagtttcaacttttaaaaatgtattggcttatgatcgcatgttttattactatttttcatgcattttgaacgaattaaatataaatattgttaaCAAATTGTTGGTTCATATACTTTTTAAGAACTATTgtttgttcatgtttagttttaatattatagtcttgtaaatgttaaattagttttacaacttcatagttatagtaattatattaagaaaattaagaagTAATAAGTGAACTTGGGCTAAACCCGATTAAGACTCACAACTCgaatattatgtgagttgagTATGAACTTCACATTTATAAATCCGAAACTCATAGCCCGAAACCCTAAAATGTTCCAAATTAAATAAGTTGAGCTTGAACTCATGGAAGCCCGACTCATTAGACTCGATTGACAGGCCTAACTGCAAAACGACTTTTCGGACGAAACGTGTAGAGGACTACCGGTCAAGCGTCAAAAACcgaccaaaaaaacaaaagaaacaaaaaagaaattcaTGCTTGTGTATATTTCATTAAATtgctttttaaaaattaaaaaaaaaatcactcaTTCAGGAAGTAGTACTGGTACAGTTCATACATGTATCTAAATATCTTACTAGTATCAAAAGTATACTATTGCATCACAAGTACAACTTGGTCTCCTGTGACAATTATAACTTATGAGAGTTAGGAGACATTGCCGGTCGGAAATGAGTAAATAAAGCAAAGCAATTCTAGCCACCCCAGCTAATATTAGTACGATCAACATCAAATTCTAATACAAGTGCTATTTCTGGCTGAAAGCAAATCTACccatatgcataaatatttaTTAATTAGCACAGCAATGTTTACAATGTATAATATATACGTACTATATATAATCAGAAGAAGGAGCCGCAGCAAATGTTGAAGATCCAAaggctgttttttttttttatttaaaaaaaagagatgTTTTGAAATTAATAACGAATTAAATTAATGAGAAGGCAAGAAGAACCTTTGTCTTCTACTTTTAATACGATAGTTTGATCCAGTACTAGTGGTGCATGAGGCAGCAATCCTACTCAACACTAGTTTTAGTGACTGCTTGAGTGTGTTTCTGCAAATCCCTCCTTCCACACTACTACTAATGGGGCAAAGGATGAAACTACTTTTGATTCTGCCCCCCAAGCTGATGACATTTGCTTCAACTGTGGTCAGCCGGAGGCTTTTCAGAGCCCGATTCAGCTCCGAAAAGAATTCTGGCCGATCATCGCAGCAAACACAAGCCTTGAGCAAGATTTTCCGATCCTTGGCTATGGAGCTGCAGTATTCATCATCCACATAATCGATTGTTACTTCGTCAACATCAGTTGGGATCATCATGCAATTGCTGATCTCCGTCGTCTTGTTCTTCATTTCCTTCACATGCTCAACCACACTGCCCAGTAGAGCTGCCTTGTCCATCTATGGCAAGATAATTttatttaaacaaaaataaattaaacacttCGACAAAGCCTAACTAAAGCAAAGTACTTTTAATCTGTTTATATATTCAGGATCATCCGCACACTCTTGTTTGATCCTTCCATTGAAATTGAACATTCCCTCTCTCACTTGTGCTGAAAAGGGCATAATTTACATCTAACGCTTCTCGTTGTTGTATCTTTTGCTTCCAAGGCATCAAACCTATCGAAGGAGAGAATTAGCTTTTGAAATATTATCCAGTGTTTTGGCTGCCTTGGTTTTCAAGTTACCTCAACCTTCTGACTTCTGTGTATGGCAGATTATGCACCGGAAAAAATTAGACATTGTTTGTTGCGATAACTGTTAGTATATCCGTGTACTGATAGTATCTGAATTGATGGACATACTATTTTCTTGAGGCGAAAATTACGTGCGGGATCTTCCCGGCCATGATCTTGCAAGTTAATTTGGAGAACTTAAT contains:
- the LOC113762660 gene encoding transcription factor bHLH51, coding for MANCFSSADLQEDAAWKVCHQAAVEQNSMDLPFLAPQLNNNSTPDEASSFNFDGYPFSLHPWSIPAEGFAEGRAASASRSHSEAEKRRRDRINAQLATLRKLIPKSEKMDKAALLGSVVEHVKEMKNKTTEISNCMMIPTDVDEVTIDYVDDEYCSSIAKDRKILLKACVCCDDRPEFFSELNRALKSLRLTTVEANVISLGGRIKSSFILCPISSSVEGGICRNTLKQSLKLVLSRIAASCTTSTGSNYRIKSRRQRFFLPSH